Part of the Bacteroidia bacterium genome is shown below.
CCTTGTTTAAGGTAAGGTTTGCACTCCATCCTATTTCAAAGCAATGAAGCCCGGGGTTTGGGTCCGGGCAACGATTGAGGCAAGTAGCCCACAGGACCCCGATGGCGTTAGCCTCGGGGGACGAGGACTACAGCCGAAAGCGTGACCTGAACGCCGTTGCAGTTGAACCGGGATTTGCAAATTCTTGTTTAGGCGGAAGGGGCCCGCCAAATAAACTTAAAATGGATTACAATTCCTCTATCCATACCTGGCCATATTTTTTTAATTCATCCACTTCAATTTTATTCTTGAAAAGTCCGAAAACAGATGAACCACTTCCGGTCATGGAGGCATATTCGGCA
Proteins encoded:
- a CDS encoding 4-(cytidine 5'-diphospho)-2-C-methyl-D-erythritol kinase (An essential enzyme in the nonmevalonate pathway of isopentenyl diphosphate and dimethylallyl diphosphate biosynthesis); protein product: SLLPMDEWKNIVKNDFEESIFPKHPQLKALKETLYNLGAEYASMTGSGSSVFGLFKNKIEVDELKKYGQVWIEEL